The following nucleotide sequence is from Mycobacterium sp. 3519A.
CACTGCAGAATTCGTACGCACGCACCGCACCGGTGCTGATCGCGTCGGCGTCGACCGTCGCGATCGCACTGTGTTGCCTGGTGTTCACCAAGATCGGATTGCTGCGCAGCGCAGGCATTCCCTGCGCAATCGCCATCGCGGTCACCGCCCTTGCCTCACTGACCCTCACGCCGGCACTGCTGAAAATCGCGGCGTGGCGCGGACTGTGCGAGCCGACGCGATCGCACAGCGTGCGCCGCTGGCGGCGGCTTGGCACCGCGATAGTGCGTTGGCCTGCACCGATTTTCGTCTCTGCCAGCGTGCTTCTGTTGGTATGCGCGGTGCCCGCACTCGGCCTGCGGTTGAGCTACGACGAGCGCGCGGGCCAGCCCCGATCGTCGGATTCCAACCTCGGATACCAGGCCGCGGACCGTCATTTCCCTGCCAACAGCCTGCTCCCTCAGTATGTGTTGATCGAGACCGATCACGACATGCGCAACCCGGCGGGGCTGATCGCGATCGAAGGTGTCACCCGCCACCTCATGGCGATACCCGGAGTGCGCGCGGTGCAGTCCGCGAGCAGGCCGACCGGAGCGCCCCCTCCCGGCGCCGCGCTCACCGACCAGGCGGGGCTCATCGGTCGTCAGATCAAGGACGGAATGTCTTCGCTCCAAACCGCACTGGACAGCATCGACAGGACCGAGACGACTCTGTCCCAACTCTCCGACGCCCTGCAGCAGCTGAACACCGGCCTGGCGGGCACCGTCGACGGTCTGCAACGGATCAACGCCGGGGCGCAGAACACCAAGAACGGTGCAACCGGGTTGCACGGCATCACCGATTCCATCTCCGAGGAGCTCACGCCGCTGCGCGACTTCGTCGGTGCCACACCGGACTGCGCCACCAACACCATCTGCGCACTGGTCGACCGCGTGATCGTTCCGGTGGACGCGGCCGTGACGAGCACTCAACAACTCGAACAGGGCACCACGCAACTCGTCGACGGATCCGACCAGGCGGCCCATGCGCTGGCCACGGCCACCACGGCGATATCGACGACACGCGCGAAAATGAGCCAGGCGCGCCAGGTGATCACGTCACTGAGCCTGAACACCGGATCCGCGCTACCCCAATTCAGTCAACTCGCCGACTATCTGACCGCGCTCGCCGCGGACTTCGCAGGTAGCCCGGACCGCGGCTTCTACCTTCCCGAGGCTGCCCTGCGCGACCCTGGATTCCAACGCGCGGCCCGGCTGCTCTTCTCACCGGACGGTCACGCAACGAGGCTGCTCGTATTCACCGAAGGCGACGCATGGAGCCAGTCGGCCGCCGACCAGACCGCGCGCATCCGATCCGCCGTTCACGAAGCCACCAAGGAAGGAACGCTGCGCCACAACGTCGTGCGCATCACCGGTGTCGGGGCCTACACGTCGGATCTGCAGAAGACCCTGGCCCGCGATATGGCTTTGCTCGTGACGGTCGCGCTGGCTTTGATCTTCGTGGTCGCGTTGTTGCTCATCCGCAGCCCGGTCGCGGCCATCACCGTCGTCGCCACCGTCGGTCTGTCCTACCTGTCGGCGCTCGGCGCCACCGTCGCGATCTGGACGGGTCTGCTCGGGCAGCACATCCATTGGGCGGTGCCGCCGTTGGCGTTCGTCGCGCTCGTCGCGGTCGGCACCGACTACAACCTGCTGATGACCGCCCGGCTCAAGGAAGAGGCGCCCGCAGGTCTCAAGACCGGTATGGTGCGCGCCTTCGCAGGCACCGGCGGCGTGGTCACCACCGCAGGAGTGGTGTTCGCCCTCACCATGCTCGGCCTGCTGGCCAGCGGCGTCAGCAGCATCGCCCAGATCGGAACCGCCGTTGGCATCGGCTTGATCATCGACACCCTGGTGGTTCGCGCGCTGATCTTCCCGGCCCTGGCCCGGCTGCTGGGCCGATGGTTCTGGTGGCCGCAGCTGCAGCCGGCGCTCCGACCCCCCCGAACCGAGCGCACGCCCTAGGGAGCTTCGTCGGCCGCCGACGCCGTCGTCGCCGCGGGCCGTGCGGGCATGGCGCCATTGCCGTTGAGCGACTCGGCCTTCTCCTCCAGCCACCACCGGAACCGCTTGGCGTGGGTGACCGGCGCGGGCCACTCCTCCTCGATCGCCGCGTTGAGTTCGGCGCCGAGCATGATCGCGAACCCGAGGAAGAAGGCGAACAACAGGAACGCGATCGGCGTCGCGAGCGCGCCGTAGGTGTAGCCGGTGCTGGTGATCCAGGTCAGATAGACCCGCAGCCCGAAGGTGGCGATCAGAAACACCACCGCGGCGAGCACCGACCCGATGAGCAGCCGATGCGAGGGCAGCGGCTTGGGCAGCGACACCCGGTAGAGGACGTTCACGGCCAACACCAGGCCCAAGAACATCACCGGGTAGTAGCCGTACGCCAGCGCGTTGTCCCAGCTGTCAGGGAGGTACTCGGCGACCTTGCGCGGCCCGAGAGCGAGGAACGGGGCCGACACGATCGCGCCGACGAGCATCACCACGTACAGGCCGAGCGCGTAGAACCGCTGCCGCACCGGATGCCGCAGCGGTGTCTGATCGTGTGCCTCGGTGATCGAGTCGACGAACGCGGAGATCGCCGACGAGCCCGCCCACAACGAGATGACGAACCCGAGAGAGACCACCTCGCCACGGGCACCCCTGACGATGTCGTGCACGGTGGGCGCGATGATCTCGCTGACGACGTTGCGCGAGAAGAACCTGCCCGCCGTGCTGATCAGCTGCTCCTGAATGGTCGGCAGCGTGTCAGGGCCGAACAGCGGCGCGATGTACGCCAGGCTCCCAAGCATCCCCAACAGCAGGGGAGGCAGGGACAGCGCACACCAGAACGCCGCCTGCGCGGACTCCGAGAAGATCGAATCGTCCCAGCTTTTCGACAACGTCCGCCGAACGATATGACCGATGTGGTGACGGGACGGCGGTACCGGTAGCGGCTGTGACTGGTCACTCATGACCAGTCCAGCATTGCCTATTCGGTGCTACGGCTCCAGCGGGCTGACTTCGATGACCGCTGCCAGCTCGACCAGCTTGGCCTCGTGCTCGTTCGCGTGGTGCTGGCAGAACAGCAACTCGGCACCCGAGGGAAGCTTTGCGCGTACACGTGCGGCCGCTCCGCAGCGATCGCAGCGGTCAGCCCTGGTGAGTTCGGGACTGGTGAGCGTTGCGTTCATGGCGACCTCCGTAATGCTTCGCGTATATCCACTGTCTCAGACGTTTTCGGTTCCGGCCTTGTTCCCCGACTGTTTACGGGTGTGTCGTGTCTCACGGTTGCGTCGATTTGCAGCGGGTGCAGGCTGGCGGTATGCAAACCGCTCCCGGCGTCCTGGTCCACCTGTGCAGCAACGATGACTGGGAGGTCGGACAGCGGTTAGGCGCGCTGCGTCCGGAGTCGCTGGAAACGGTCGGTTTCGTCCATCTGTCGGCGCCTGAGCAGGTGCATCTGCCGGCCAACCGGCTCTACGCCGGTCGCACCGATCTGGTGCTGTTGCGCATCGACGCGGCACGGCTGTCCTCTCCGGTTCGCTGGGAGCCTGGTGTCCCGACCGATCCTGCTGGCATGGTGTTCCCTCATCTGTACGGAGAATTACCCGTTCACGCTGTGATAAACGTCACGCCCTACGTGCCGGACGAAACCGGCCGGTTTGGGGCGCTAACGGGTTAGCGGTCCACGTACGCATCGGCCTCGATCTCGACCATCAGGTCCTGGGCGATGAGCGCCGACACCTCCACCATGGTGGTGACCGGGCGGATGTCGCCGAAGAACTCGGCGTGCACCGCGCCGACCTCCCGCCACAGCGCGATGTCGGTGACGTACATCCGGGTGCGGACCACGTCGGTCAGCGACGCGCCGGCCTCCTGCAGCGCAATGCCGATGCGGCGCAACGCATCTCGTGCCTGAGTGGCGGCATCCGGGCCCGCTCCGGTGGTGCCTGCCACCGCGATGTACGGGCCCGTGCGGACCGCGCGCGAGTAGCCGACGAACGACTCGTACTCCGTGCCGGAGGCCACCGTTTGGCGCTGCGTCATCCGTACAAACTAGCGGCGCGGGCCGCCGGTGCAAGAGGTTTACACTTCGGTCGTTGACTGACAACTTAGACTCACTCTCCGTGGGTATTTTGTTGGGCTTCGCGCCGTGGATCGTCTACTGGGTGCTTGTCGGCAACGTTCCCTTCACGACGGCGGTGTTGGTCGCGCTCGCGGTCGCCGTGTTGTCGTTCGTGGTCGGGCGGATCAGGGGAGCGCCGGGCCGAACACTCGAAATCGGCGCGGTCGCAACGTTTTTGGTCCTCACCGCATTGACGTTCGCGGTGAGTCAGTCGTTCATGGAGCGGTGGATCCAGCCGCTGAGCAACGTCGGGATCTTCCTGGTCGCGTTGGTCAGCGCGCTGATGGGCAGGCCGTTCGTGCGTGAGATCGCCGAAGTGGACCAGCCGAAGGAAGTGGTCGAGAGCGACCTGTTCCGTCGCATCACGTCGCTGCTGACGTGGATCTGGATCGCGGCCTTCGCCGGCATGACGGTGTCCTCGGCGATCCCGCCGATCGTGCAGGGCGACGCGACGATCCTCGACACCAAGACCCCGCTGTCGTTCGTCTGCTACTGGGTCCTTCCGTTCTCGTTCCTCGGGTTGGCCGCGCTGGCGTCGAAGGTGCTGCCAGAGAGAATGGTGCCGCCAGAGGAGGACATCGTGCGCAAGACGACGTTCGTCGCCTTCGCCGAGGCCGAGATCGATCAACTGATGTATCTGGCCACCGAACACGCCAACCGTGAGGTCGGCCCGGGCAAGGAGGCCTACGACATCAGGATCGGCAGCAAGGGTGTGCCGTTGGTCGGCGACGAGACCCGCGAGTCGTGGCCGTCGACGTACAAGGTGCGCGACAAGAGGCGCTGACACAGCCGCGTCACAGACACGCCGGGCCACGGAATAAACCGCGCGACGGCGCCGTCGCAGGTCGTATGACACGACCGATCCGCATCGCCGCCCAGATTCCGCCCGCCGCGACACCCACCTACGCGGCGTGGCGCGACACCATCCTGCGCGCGGAAGACCTGGGCACCGACGCCATCCTCGGCTACGACCACTTCCTGGTCCCCGCGGTCACCGGTCGAGACAAGAACGGGCGGCCCATCACCGACCCGAACCCGCCGGTGCAGAACAACTTCGAGGCCTGGACCGCGCTGGCGTCCTGGGCGGAGATCACCAGTCGCGCCGAACTGGGCCTGCTGGTCGGCGGCGCGGGATTCCGCAATCCCGACCTGGTCGCCGACATGGCCCGCACCATCGACCACATCAGCGGCGGCCGCCTTATCCTCGGTCTCGGCGCCGGGTGGTACGAACCGGACTACACCGAATACGGCTACGAGTACGGCACGGTGTCGTCGCGACACGAGTTGTTCATCGATGCGCTCGAGCGCATCGAGAACCGGTTACCCAACCTGATGCCGCCGCCGCTGCGCAAGATTCCGGTGTTGATCGGCGGCGGCGGCGAGAAGAAGACGATCCCGGCCGCCGCACGGTTCGCCGACATCTGGCACACCGGCGGCGAATTGGACCTGTTCGTGCGCAAGACCGCGATCCTCGCCGCAGAGGCCGCCAAGATCGGACGCGACGACACCGAGATCGAACGCGCCGTGTCGTGGGTCAGCACCGAGACAGCGGACGGCTACGCCGATGCCGGCGCCACGATGTTCACCGTGTCGGTGTTCGGTTCGCCGGACGGATACGACCTGGCGGAGTTGAAAGCCGCTCTGGCGTGGCGTGATTCGCGGGGCTGATCAGATCGGGACGGCTTCGACGATCGATATCGGATTGGCCGTGTGCACGACGCGGTCCAGCCGGAATCCGGCCCGGGCCAACAGCTTCTCCCATTCGGCCTGAGTGCGTTCCCTGCCGCCGACGGCGATCAGCATCTCGAGATCGATCATCAAGCCCAGATCTGAGGTGGAGCGTTCCGGCAGAACGCTTTCCAACAGCAGCAGCTTGCCGCTGGCTGGGATTGCGCTGCGGATGTTGGACAGGATCTTCAGTGCGTCGTCGTCGCTCCAGTCGTGCAGGATCTGCTTCATCAGATATGCGTCGCCGCCGTCGGGCACCGAGTCGAAGAACGAACCGCCGACCACCTCGCAGCGCGCGGCGACACCCGCCTTGGTGAGTTCTCCTCCGGCGCCGTCCACCACGGCGGGCAGGTCGAAGAGCACGCCGCGGGCGGCCGTCGCCTTCGACAGGATCATCGCGAGCAGCCTGCCGTGCCCGCCGCCGACGTCGACGATGCGGCGGAAGCCGCTGAAGTCGTAGGCCGCGAGCACCGCGTAGATGGCGAATTCGCTGCCCGCCGTCATCGCGTTGTTGAACGCCGACGCGAGATCCGGGTCGGTTTCGACGTATTCGAAGAACGGCATGCCGCGCAGCATGTCCACCGACGGCTTGCCGGTCTGCACCGAGTACAGCAGGTTGCCCCAGTCCTCCCAGCGCAGCGGATGGCCGAAGAACAACGCGAAGTCACGCACCGAACCGGGGGTGCCCGTCCTCAGCGCCTTGCCGATCGACGTCAGCTTGAAGGTGTTGTCGGCGCGGTGCCGAAACACACCGCGCGATGCCAGCGCACGCATCAACCGGTAGGTCGCATCGGTGTCGGTGCCCACACGGCGGGCCACTTCGGTCGCCGACAGTGCACCGTCGGCCAACTGGTCCGGGATGCCGAGTTTCACCGCGACGTAGATCGCCTGCGTGGTCCATCCGCCGGTCAGCAATTCGAGCGTGTTGACCGCTCCAGGCGCGAGTAGACGACTCAACTGCTGGGTGGCGGAGCGAACCGCGTTGAGGGCGCGGACAACCGGAACGGGCGGGATCATCGGAGGCTTTTCAGGCACGGCGAGACCTTACCCTTTCAGCAACCTCACAGGAACATCCGCCCCGCGGCGTGTTACTGCTGTTCGAGTCGGTCCATCATCGCGACGGCGGTTTTGATCCGCTCGACGCCCTTGTCCCGGTAGGACACCACGGTGTTGGCCTGCTCCTGGGTCATGGCGGGATTGACCGTCACGCATTCGCGGTCGAAGTCGCGGAAGTGTCCGACGGCTTCCCTGAGCACCGTCGTCACGTCGTCGTCGGGGGAGGGCAGTTCCTGCTCCAGCCTGCTCACGCCGTCGGCGAACGACCGGCAGGCGTTCTGGGCGCCTGCGTAGTCGTCGGTGCGCACCGCCCCTTCGAACCAGGCCATCGCATCGTTCATCTTGTCGATGGTCGGCTGGGCCTGATTGCGCCATGCCTTCAGCGTGTCGGCATGCGACGGCCCGCTGGGTTCCGTTGACGAACAGGCGGTCAACGCGGCCAGCAGCGCGGCGACCGCGATGACGCGCACAGGTGAAACGCGAATGGCTAGTCCAGGTAGTCGCGCAGCACCTGAGAACGGCTGGGGTGGCGCAACTTTGACATCGTCTTCGACTCGATCTGCCGGATCCGCTCACGGGTGACGCCGTACACCTGACCGATCTCGTCGAGCGTGCGCGGCTGACCGTCGGTGAGGCCGAACCGCAACCGCACCACGCCGGCTTCGCGCTCGGACAGCGTCTCGAGCACCGACTGCAGCTGATCCTGAAGCAGCGTGAAGCTCACCGCGTCGACCGCGACAACCGCCTCGGAGTCCTCGATGAAATCGCCCAGCTGCGAATCGCCTTCGTCGCCGATGGTCTGGTCCAGCGAGATCGGCTCACGCGCGTACTGCTGGATCTCCAGCACCTTCTCCGGCGTGATGTCCATCTCCTTGGCCAGCTCTTCGGGAGTGGGTTCGCGACCCAGATCCTGCAGCAGCTCACGCTGGATGCGGCCGAGCTTGTTGATCACCTCGACCATGTGCACCGGGATGCGGATGGTGCGGGCCTGGTCGGCCATCGCGCGGGTGATCGCCTGCCGGATCCACCAGGTGGCGTAGGTGGAGAACTTGTAACCCTTTGTGTAGTCGAACTTTTCGACCGCACGGATCAGGCCGAGGTTGCCTTCCTGGATGAGGTCCAGGAACGCCATGCCGCGGCCGGTGTAGCGCTTGGCCAGCGACACCACCAGACGCAGGTTGGCTTCGAGCAGGTGGTTCTTGGCGCGGTCGCCGTCGCGGCAGATCCACATCATGTCGCGGCGCTGCGCAGCGGGCAGCTTCTCGCCCTTTTCGGCCAGCTCGGCCATCAGCTGGGTGGCGTACAGGCCCGCTTCGATGCGCTTGGCCAGCTCGACTTCTTCCTCGGCGTTGAGCAGCGCGACCTTGCCGATCTGCTTGAGGTACGCGCGCACCGAGTCGGCCGATGCGGTGAGCTCGGCGTCCTTGCGGGCCTGCCGCAGCGCCTCGGACTCCTCTTCGTCCCAGACGAAGTCGCCGGAGGCCTTGTCCTTCTCGCTGGGCTCGGCGATCTCGTCGTCCTCGGTCGCCGCAGCGCCCTTGGCGGCAGCGGCCTTGGGCTCCGCCCCTTCCTCGGCGCTGTCGTCGTCGGCGGCTTCCTCTTCGCCTGCCTCGTCGTCGACCTCGAGGTCCTCCAGGTCGAGATCCGCGTCCTCGAGGTCCTCGCCGGGCTCGGCCTCGAGATCGTCGTCGCTCTCGATCTCTTCGGTGAGATCTTCGTCGACAGTGCCCTCGGGCGAAGTGGCCTTCTTGGCGCGAGTACGCGGGGCCGGACCGTCGGCCTTGGCCTTGGCAGCCTTGGCGGGCGCCTTGGTGGCCTTCGCGGCCTTGGTGGCCCGCTTCGCGGGCGCAGCGCCATTGGCCGACTTCACCGCGGTCTTTTTGGCGGGGGCCTTGGTAGCGGTGCGCTTCACCGGCTCATCGGTTGCCGGGCGTGCCTTTGTCGCTGCCACGTACACCCTTTCGATCTTGCAATTTTCGACGGGCACGGTCGTGCACCATCGAAAAGCGTCGGCTATGTCGAATATTGGCGGTTGATCTCGCCGCTATCCGGATGCGGCCGCCGTCGACCATTGTAACGACTGTGTGAGGTACCGCCGTGTTGAGCGGCAAATTTGGCGCGTCGGTCGGTGCGCTACTTGGCGGTAGCGGTGACGTCGACGTCAGCGGCCATCGCAGCGCCGACGATGCCAGCGGTGTTCTGCAGTGCGGCGGCCACCACGGGCGTCCGGTTCTTCAACAGCGGAATCCACTTGTCGGCCTTGCGGCTGATGCCGCCGCCCGCGATGAACAGGTCGGGCCAGATCGCGTTTTCGATTGCAATGAGCACGCTGGTCACCTCTTTTGTCCAGCGCTCGTAGCTCCAGCCCTTCTTTTCCTTGATCGACGACGCCGCGCGGTGTTCGGCCTCTTTACCGCCGACCTCGATATGACCGAACTCGGTGTTCGGCAGCAGCACGCCGTTGTGGATGACCGCGGAACCGATCCCGGTGCCGAAGGTGAGCAGCACGATCACCCCGGAGTTGTCCCTGCCCGCGCCGAACTTCTCCTCGGCAAGGCCGGCGGCGTCCGCGTCGTTGAGCACCGTGACCTGTTGGCCATCGAGCGCGGACGCGAATGCTTCCCGCACATTCACCCCGAGCCAGCGCTTGTCGACGTTGGCCGCCGTGCGCACGATGCCGTCGGTGATGACGCCGGGATAGGTGACGCCGAGTTTCTCGGTCCAGCCGAATTCCTTGACCACCGCGGCGACGGTCTTGGCGACCGAATCCGGAGTCGCCGGTTGCGGGGTCTCCAACTTGAAGCGGTCGCCGATCAACTTCCCGGTGTCCAGGTCGACGATGCCGCCCTTGACCCCGCTTCCGCCGACGTCGATGCCGAATCCTCGGCGTTGGGCGCCACCGCCGTTGGTGCTGGGGTCGGCGGCGGCTGGTTCGGTCGCGGTCATGAGCGCTCCTAAGGCGGGCAGGTCGGACGCGCCACACACATTAGTAGCTCCGGAATGTGCTGCGATGGACGAGTGACGGAAAATGACACCGATTTCCTTGAGTTGCGCTCGGTCGCGGAGCGATTGGCGGGGGAGGCCGCCGACTTCGTCCGCCGCCGCCGCGTCGAGGTGTTCGGAAATCCTGCGCCCGACGCCGCTGCCACCGTGCGGACCAAGAGCACACCCACCGACCCTGTCACCGTCGTCGACACCGAAACCGAGCGACTGCTGCGCGACCGGTTGGCAGAACTGCGTCCCGGTGAGGACATCCTCGGTGAGGAGGAAGGCGGTGCGACCGGCTTACGGAAGGGTCTGACCTGGGTGCTCGACCCGATCGACGGCACGGTGAACTTCGTCTACGGCCTGCCTCAGTACGCGGTGTCGGTGGGGGTGCTGCGCGACGGCACCCCGATCGCGGGGGCGGTGGCCGATGTTCCCGGCAAGACGCTGTTCTCGGCGGCGCGGGGGCACGGCGCGCGAATGCTGCGCGACGGCGTGACCACCCCGCTGAGGTCGAGCGCGGCCGTGGACCTGTCAATGTCGTTGATAGGCACCGGGTTCTCGTACGCACCGGACCAACGGGCGCGTCAGGCCCAGGTGCTGGCCAGGCTGCTGCCCGCGGTGCGCGATGTGCGACGGATGGGCTCGGCCGCGCTGGATCTGTGCATGGTCGGGGCGGGCCAACTCGACGGCTACTACGAGGACGGCGTGCACTTGTGGGACTGGGCGGCGGGCGCGCTGGTCGCCGCCGAGGCCGGCGCGGTCATGCGGCTACCCACCGCCGACGGCTCGAGCGGCTTCATCGCGGCCGCCGCGCCCGGTATCGCCGACGCGCTGATGGCCGCCCTCGGTGATCCGTTCTGACGCGAATCCCGTTGCACCCCAACGGGTTCAGCAGGCAGCCGAGTGGATCTTCTTCAGCAGCGCCGGGTCCGCGGCCTGGGTGGCGTCGGGGCGCAGGCTGGCCAGCACCGCGTCGATGTCGTCGCTGTGGGTCAGCTCGGTGAACTCGGTGCCGATCGCCAGGTCGACGGTGTTGTCGGTGCGCTGATCCTGGAACAGCTCGGTGCACGGAGCCACCAGCCACACCGCCGCGGCGGCGGCGCGCCCGGACGGACCGAACCGGATCTGCCCCTGACATTCCAGCCGCGCCTTGACGTACACGGTGTCGTTGGCCGCGGCCGGGTCGGCGAAGCCGAGGTCGCGAAGTTCGCCCGCCACCTCGGCGGCCTGGCCGCCCTGGCCGCTGGCGTTGAGGACGCGGATCTTGGCGTCGGCCAGCTTGGCGGGCGTCACATCGGTCATATCGGCGCGCGTGACCTGCTCACCGAGCTGCGGCGCGGGGGCCGACGGATCAGCGGGCGGCGGCGGATTGCAGACCGTGGCTTCGCGGATGTCCGGCGGTCGGCTCAGCGCCATCACCCAGACCAACAGCGTCACCACCGCGAGGGCGACGAACAGCAATATCCCGGGCAGGTAATTACGCCGGCGGAACGGTCGACCGCGTTTGTCGAACGCGGTGCCCTCGGTGATTTGCGCGACCACGCCTGCACTCTAAGGCCAAAGACAGGGGGCCCTTCCTGCGGCGACATCTAGACTGTGACATAAATCACACTGGAACGGGTATCAGAACGGGCACGAATCGTTTGGGGAATGCGTTCGACGCTGGTACAAAGCTCTGCTGCAAGGTCTGACGGAGGGGACAAGACATGGCTACCGATTACGACGCCCCGCGGCGCACCGAGACCGACGACGTTTCCGAGGATTCGCTCGAGGAACTGAAGGCGCGGCGTAACGAGGCCCAGTCCGCGGTTGTGGACGTCGACGAGTCCGAATCCGCCGAATCCTTCGAGCTGCCGGGCGCCGATCTGTCCGGCGAGGAATTGTCTGTGCGGGTGATCCCGAAGCAGGCCGACGAGTTCACATGCTCGAGCTGTTTTCTGGTGCATCACCGCAGCAGGCTGGCCAGCGAGAAGAACGGCGTGATGATCTGCACCGACTGCGCGGCCTGAGCGGAACTCAAGCGCGCAGCGCGGCCAGCACTCGGTCGGGATGACGGCAGCTCACCAACCAGTACGGCGTCGGATCGTCGGGATCATCGAGGACAAGAAGAACCATGGGGCCGACCCATGCCCGGTGCACCACATAAGCGGCGGGGTCCAGCTGTCGGCCCAGCGCGGCCGACTTGGCGGTCTTGGGCACTTCGGCCGACCGCGTGATCACGCTGACGGGCAGGTGCGCACCGCCGGCCCACAACTCGGTCTCGCCGTCGGTGCTGACCACCTTGACCTCGATCCTGCCGAACCACAGCAGCAGGACCGCGGCGACGGGCAGCAAAACGGCGAACGGCACCCAGTTGGGCAGCGATTGCACGCCCTGATTGACCTCGAGCGCGATCAACGCGGCGAGGCCGAAGCCGGGTGGCCACCACCACCAGGGCACGCGCAACCGTTCGCGGTAGCGCACAGTTTGCGCCGTGGCGCGCGTGTCGGACACGCGGCCAAGAGTAATCTCTGACGTCGTGTCCACCTCTCTGGCGGTCGTGCGCCTTGATCGCGATCTGCCGATGCCCAGCCGAGCCCACGACGGCGACGCGGGCATCGACCTGTTCAGCGCGCTCGACGTCGAACTCGCGCCCGGTCAGCGGGCGCTGGTGCCGACCGGTATCGCCGTCGCCATCCCGCACGGCATGGTCGGGCTCGTCCACCCGCGCTCGGGTTTGGCTGCGCGCGTTGGGCTTTCGATCGTCAACAGCCCCGGCACCATCGACGCGGGCTACCGCGGTGAGATCAAGGTGTCGTTGATCAACCTGGATCCCGAAACACCGATCCTGGTGAACCGGGGTGACCGGATCGCCCAGCTGTTGGTGCAGCGGGTCGAGTTGCCCGAACTGGTCGAGGTGACGTCATT
It contains:
- a CDS encoding inositol monophosphatase family protein; the protein is MCCDGRVTENDTDFLELRSVAERLAGEAADFVRRRRVEVFGNPAPDAAATVRTKSTPTDPVTVVDTETERLLRDRLAELRPGEDILGEEEGGATGLRKGLTWVLDPIDGTVNFVYGLPQYAVSVGVLRDGTPIAGAVADVPGKTLFSAARGHGARMLRDGVTTPLRSSAAVDLSMSLIGTGFSYAPDQRARQAQVLARLLPAVRDVRRMGSAALDLCMVGAGQLDGYYEDGVHLWDWAAGALVAAEAGAVMRLPTADGSSGFIAAAAPGIADALMAALGDPF
- the cei gene encoding envelope integrity protein Cei; translated protein: MVAQITEGTAFDKRGRPFRRRNYLPGILLFVALAVVTLLVWVMALSRPPDIREATVCNPPPPADPSAPAPQLGEQVTRADMTDVTPAKLADAKIRVLNASGQGGQAAEVAGELRDLGFADPAAANDTVYVKARLECQGQIRFGPSGRAAAAAVWLVAPCTELFQDQRTDNTVDLAIGTEFTELTHSDDIDAVLASLRPDATQAADPALLKKIHSAAC
- a CDS encoding DUF4193 domain-containing protein, producing MATDYDAPRRTETDDVSEDSLEELKARRNEAQSAVVDVDESESAESFELPGADLSGEELSVRVIPKQADEFTCSSCFLVHHRSRLASEKNGVMICTDCAA
- the ppgK gene encoding polyphosphate--glucose phosphotransferase yields the protein MTATEPAAADPSTNGGGAQRRGFGIDVGGSGVKGGIVDLDTGKLIGDRFKLETPQPATPDSVAKTVAAVVKEFGWTEKLGVTYPGVITDGIVRTAANVDKRWLGVNVREAFASALDGQQVTVLNDADAAGLAEEKFGAGRDNSGVIVLLTFGTGIGSAVIHNGVLLPNTEFGHIEVGGKEAEHRAASSIKEKKGWSYERWTKEVTSVLIAIENAIWPDLFIAGGGISRKADKWIPLLKNRTPVVAAALQNTAGIVGAAMAADVDVTATAK
- the dut gene encoding dUTP diphosphatase; the protein is MSTSLAVVRLDRDLPMPSRAHDGDAGIDLFSALDVELAPGQRALVPTGIAVAIPHGMVGLVHPRSGLAARVGLSIVNSPGTIDAGYRGEIKVSLINLDPETPILVNRGDRIAQLLVQRVELPELVEVTSFDEAGLADTSRGDGGHGSSGGHASL
- a CDS encoding DUF3093 domain-containing protein — protein: MSDTRATAQTVRYRERLRVPWWWWPPGFGLAALIALEVNQGVQSLPNWVPFAVLLPVAAVLLLWFGRIEVKVVSTDGETELWAGGAHLPVSVITRSAEVPKTAKSAALGRQLDPAAYVVHRAWVGPMVLLVLDDPDDPTPYWLVSCRHPDRVLAALRA